A region from the Salmonirosea aquatica genome encodes:
- a CDS encoding DUF4097 family beta strand repeat-containing protein, whose amino-acid sequence MRYLYLVVLALTSAPFSPTLAQKAEPAGAPENIEILLNTDGELTLNGVPATSKATTNKAQNPANDRLVRQSSSGRETKVFTTKTEARASKRHEKLGIDIPDRSLVSLRTQKGDVTISGVNAYLSGHMQSGALALNDLKGEVELVSEQGDITATGVEARGMLIARQGSIRLTDVTGLIATHAPQGKISLLIGANYYKKSPKPLDIELPAGEIEITSAPYGGKVQLGKGSLSVTDIGQPLTIRAETASIAIRGLAAPLSLRNRGNVAVQLARFADRKDESQTVDIETSNGDVTLELAKNFAGSLEIWITETNPAGGEAPILSKVALGKATVGDNGWGDGTVNIRETTNSVVIGKGGPKVSVHVTNGKVIINN is encoded by the coding sequence ATGCGCTACCTCTACCTGGTCGTACTGGCCCTTACTTCGGCACCCTTTTCCCCCACTCTGGCCCAGAAGGCCGAGCCGGCGGGTGCTCCCGAAAACATCGAGATCCTCCTCAACACGGATGGCGAGCTCACGCTGAATGGGGTGCCGGCCACCTCCAAAGCCACCACCAACAAGGCCCAGAACCCGGCCAACGACAGGCTGGTCAGACAATCCAGCAGTGGAAGGGAAACCAAGGTGTTCACCACCAAGACCGAGGCCAGGGCCAGCAAGCGGCACGAAAAACTGGGCATCGACATTCCGGACCGCTCGCTGGTGAGCCTGCGCACCCAAAAGGGCGACGTGACGATCAGCGGGGTGAACGCCTACCTCTCGGGCCACATGCAGAGCGGTGCGTTGGCGCTCAACGACCTCAAGGGTGAGGTCGAGCTGGTCAGCGAGCAGGGGGACATCACCGCCACGGGCGTAGAGGCCCGGGGGATGCTCATCGCCCGCCAGGGCAGCATCCGGCTGACGGATGTCACGGGCCTGATCGCCACCCATGCCCCCCAGGGGAAGATTTCATTACTTATTGGAGCAAACTATTACAAGAAAAGTCCTAAGCCGCTGGATATCGAATTGCCGGCGGGGGAGATTGAAATAACCTCCGCGCCCTACGGGGGCAAGGTTCAGCTGGGCAAGGGCTCGCTTTCGGTCACCGACATCGGCCAGCCGCTCACCATCCGGGCCGAGACGGCCTCGATCGCCATCCGTGGGTTGGCCGCCCCACTCTCCCTGCGCAACCGGGGGAACGTAGCCGTGCAACTGGCCAGGTTCGCCGACAGGAAGGACGAGAGCCAGACGGTGGACATCGAAACGAGCAACGGCGATGTGACACTCGAACTGGCCAAGAACTTCGCGGGCAGCCTGGAGATATGGATCACGGAGACCAACCCGGCGGGTGGGGAAGCCCCCATCCTGAGCAAGGTAGCCCTGGGCAAGGCCACGGTGGGGGACAACGGCTGGGGCGACGGAACGGTCAACATCCGCGAGACCACCAACAGCGTGGTGATTGGCAAAGGCGGACCGAAAGTGTCCGTACACGTGACCAACGGGAAGGTAATTATCAACAACTGA